TTTGCTAATTAAGTATGAGACAAGTTCTTGGTTAGTGATAAATCATGAGTATTATTCGTGAATatgctctttttttttagaaaggaGTACTATTCCTGAATATGctcttttttaaaagaaaaactttttatttattcattgtTACGTAAAACACCATACATTTTAGGAGACGAATAatagaaattttgaattttaaaagaatttaaaaaaattatgagtGATACAATTTATAAGCTAATAAGACTCGTACTATAATTAgagaaaaatataatatatcttttacacaattgttttgaataataaaatcaataatAAACATATATGTTATATGTCTTTTTTGTGTGTGTATTGTTTATGTTTCAAAAGAGCATATTATGTTCATCAAATACTACTTTTTATTATTGTTAATTAGCAATAAAGATAAATTTTGTTGATGATAGCTGAGTAGTGGTGAAAACCCAGAGAAGACGACTACTCTCTTTAGTTGTGAAGAAGCTAGAGTGCAAATCGTCTCACTTTGTTGATTACGCGCGTTTTAGCACTAGTGGTGTGGGTTTATTGAtgttgatccattccttgacttcttcttcaaatgATCCTTCACTAGCTTAGAGAGAGCTAAACTCCAAGTGTAGTTCACTAGTTCTTCTACCTTGCCTTGTGCCAATAGAGACTTTAGTAAGATCCTACCAAGACTGATACTAGATGTTGTGGGGCGAGTCTTTGTCTTCTTTGGATTCAGTGTTAAGGTGAATACAAAGTATACGATGTGGAAATAAACGCCTATGATGGCAAGGAAGAGATCAATTACTAACAACACAACTGAAATCAATCGTAAAGGAAGCTAAATTAATCACACgagaaaacaaaaatcaagcATCCATTTCAAAGTCATCATACCACAACAAGCTATCAGTCAATAATGGTGTCAAGTTATAATCTTTAGTGTAAAGTTTCTTGTTTCAGAGGAGTCATCCTTTCACTCTCGTGAAAGTTGGACACTTTATAATTACATCATGACTCTACACACAGAATTGTCAATCTAAACGGCATCTCAGAAATACCCCACGCTCATCTCTACATAATCACATTCACATCGTTTGAATTTTGTAACTAATTAAAAGTGAAGAAAGCATTTCACTAACCACCACCAAGAAGAGACGAAAGTATACGATTTAAAAGTGTTAAACTGATATCACCAGACACAATTTCCTCTACGTGTCGATATAAATAGTTTACTGATTGAACTCGAATAATTATATTAAGCTGTTCAGGAGATGTCAATGTCACCTTTTGAAATAGGTGTCAAAATTGAAGCAAACCGACGCTGCTGCATCAATAATTTGATTACAATCTGCTTTCGTTTTCAGAACACTACAATTATCTAATCTGATTATTGGCGTTAGGTCTAAAGGTAAACACTACGTGTCATTTTGGACCATGATGATTTCTTGTCTTGACCTAAACTATCTCCCAACTATGATCGTGTTTTAGATCTCAACGTAATTCGTTCGAACGAACCATGTGGAGTACTCAGTCTGGTCCCTTCACATGAGCTTCGATCTCTTTCTTGAAGTTTGTAAAGACAAACTCATGTTTCGAACCCCGTGATGTTTTGAACATAGTTTTATATTGTCAAGAAGAGTGTCTAAGATGTGCACTTCATATGAGTTTGGTTTCTACAAGTAAAAATTTAATATGATATTTCGAAGTATGATGTCTTTGAGTTTTCCGAATTGTCAAAGTTATTTTAaaggcacgtttacttacttggaatgaaagggaatgattacggagtaaaaacattcctgcgtttactaacacataaaggaatcggaattatTCCGGATAAaagaattcatgcgtttactaacacatgaaggaatcataatagatgtaggtcccacctccttatcaggaatcgattcctgaatactcaggaattcaattaagaaggggggagatgggtttaggaatcattcctccgaaatcaataccgattccttgcttctcccattccacttgtctccgattcatgattattttcaattccaagtaagtaaacgtgccataaaaTAGATTTGAGGTTCAGCTCAAAACATCACATACTCTGAAGCATAGTTTGAAGTATGAAGTTTGAACTTATATCTATAATGACTTATTTCTCATAAAATTAGTAGTGTACAATAGAAATGTGACTGATTGAATACAAATAACGGTGTATATTTTTTCTAATTATCACGTTTATCTGAAAATGAGGTTAGGTGGTCTCCATCAAACACGCTACACACACTCTAAaagaatcaaaaatggagtcTGAGATCTCAACGCAACTCACTCAGAGACATCATGTGGAAGACTATTCAAGATCGAACCAAAACAGTCTCGAAAAAATGATGAAAGTTCTGAATAAGAAAACAGTAGCCGTAGATTTCATGATTATGAGAAAACGAAGGGGCTTTCAATAATACACTCTCACTCGTCAATGGCTCAATGCCATCCTGTGGTTCTAAGCTCTCCGATATATACATGGATATAACAAGAAGCCAACGCTAAATGTCATTGAATAGGCAAGATATTGACTCAAtactctctccctttctcttttcttgtcTCCCTCCATCTGTCTCAACTAGGAGGTCCTTGTGGCTGTAAGtaacatcaccatcaacaaCCTGTCCTCTCCCTCTGATAATCCTGCGAGGCCAAGATTACGAGACACGAAACCGACTCAGAATATGATCCATAGAACTAACTGACTGGTTTCATTGGAAATGAAATCATTATCACTAGTCACTTCATACCATTTCATTATCACTAGTCACTTCATACCATTTTGTTGTTAACAATCCTTCCCAAGATTACGAGACACGAAATCAACTCAGAATATGATCCATAGAACTAATGGACAACTTatattgggtgacgtggagcccgtgtggctgtTAAGCATTCACACATGGGATAACCCACTCTGatatcatgataaagtaatctgggattcacatccaaaactaattgatAATGGATGGAGTGGCACAAAcctttataaactcataggtaAGATCCAATTTTTCCATGTGAGATCTATAATCTCAACAAATTCGACTGGTAATTATGCCGACCTGTTGGGAAATATAAGAGAAATGAATGCTAAGCTAGAGCCTAGGCATATTAGTAAATCGATCAATTACTGCTAAAATGATGTTTTCCCTCTGCCCCAGGTCCAAATCGAGCACCATCGCTAAATCTTGTGCTTGCATTGTGAGAAATAGCAGCACTGCCAATGTGTATAGCAAATCAATTAGGCATGAAACTAGGGGATACTTTTGTGCAATGGGAAGCATATCTTGGTTGATAATGAGTGCAACAGCTTGGTTAattaagagaaagaaaatcatACAAAAATGCGTAGCGTACTTTTCTACTCTGGGGGAAACTCTATGTAATCGACTTCTACATATTATAGAACATTTTCAATGACGTACAGAATAAAGCGTATGATAGGCCTATTGCACATTTTAGACAGGTGAAGCATTGTTACCTGTCAACTTGACCTAAAAAGTTTCCACAACTTCTTGGTCTTCTGCAATGATGCAATCAGTATGTGCACTGCCAAATAAAGGAAACAACAAATTAATGAAATGGCTTTGCTACATATACGTCAAAATCACCTAAGTGCATTGGGGGGGGGGAGGAGGGGTAACAAACCTTCAGTTTTTATTTATATGCTCAATGGCTGCATGAACTTCATCGACAACCTCAACAGTGCAGGCCATGGAACTGTACTCAATATGTAATGAATCCCGAGGAATATTGAGCAAGGAGCTTGCCCTCGGTCCACCAAACAAAGTCACACCTGCAAATGATACGAGTTCAATTTCTTTAGATCTAATCCTCAGTTCATTAGCAACAAAAAGTTGCTGGCATGATACGTTTCACCTTTATGGCGAAGCTGAACAATGAGATCATTGAACTCTGCTGTATGCATTAAATCCTTATGGACCAGAAGTGTTTCCTGCTAAtagaaacataaacaataagaaCGTTTATAAATGATTAAAACACAATTGCAGATGTAAGTTCAAGACATATCCCATGGAAATGTTTTAGGATAACATCATAGAGATGACCATTGCATTGCAGGCTGCTGGATAATTTATTTTTGCATCTAAAACAATTTGCTTTGCCATATCCATATTAGCGGACTTGTCAATAAACACATGGCATATCCATCTGCACAGCAAGGCATTACTTTTTACCAAATTATTTTTGTCAGGACATATGAAGGACATATAGTACAGAACTACAGATtataaaaaattgaagaaaaaaattgatttatctAACCAGCATGCCCCAGGACTGGAATCTTGGTCAAACTCTTTATTTGAGACACCAGCTTGTTGCTGCCCCTTGGGATCACAAGATTGGTCAGGTTGTTGTCAAGCTGCCAAATATCTTTGAGTTTAGTAACAGTTATTATCTCAAAGTTCACCTAGGATTTGGTCATCATTCTCATCTCTACTCACCTTTAGTAGATCTGGAATCTCATCTCTAGAAGTCACAAGTCCAATTAGCTTCTGACCAACACTGTCTGGGATGGTTTCTGTAATAATCTAAAATTTAtatgaaaattacaaagaatgaGTTCATTGGCTATGAAATATATAATAACTTAAAATTCTCTCTATAAATTAAACTAAACATTCAGAGCTTGTGTAAAATTGCATTTGATCTCTTAGCCTCCTTCCCATAGAGAAGCCCATTCCGATTTCAGATTGCCAAGGTAGCTATCtgttcatataaaaaaaaaacaccctgGACATATTATGAACAAATGCAAGTATTTGGCAATGTAATCATAGAAAGGTGTCTGATGCAAGATTATCCAGGTTCATAATCCAGTATATTACCTGTGTTAGTGCATCAGGATGAGACTCAAATATAACAAGAGAACGCCCAGTGGACATGATGTTTTCTCTAAGATGAGGCCATCTGCAAGCTGTCAATAGGATCATGGAATTTTAAGAATCAGCAGAATAACAAATTATGGTATCATTTGAGTCTAATATGAACATCCGGATGGCAACTTGGTAACAGATACTCGGTAAAGATTCGAGACTGTCTATCACACGTCCATACTCTTAGGGTATTGTTGTTTCAGAATATCAAAAGCCAGAACCTGTAACCTTATATACCCCACCTCACCTGCGTTTTTCTTGAAAGGCGGCCAATTGGATCTTCCATGTTTGCAAGTACACGAATGTCGTTTGCAAGACGTGTGATCTGCCAAGTATAATAACCAAAATTCATAAACAAAATTTGGAAGGGCAACTATGTTTTTTAAAACAAAGACACATGTTCGAGCGAGGACATCATACACAAACAGCTCTGGCTAACATAGCCAAACTTATTTCACTTGCCTTCCCAGGGCTTAGAGCTAGCCGAGATATCAAGGATTTTTCATGTCCAGCATGTTCTGATGCACATACATCAGCTTCATTTTCTACATGGATTATATGCGAATTTCCTTCAAGCGCATCAGCTATATCCAGTAgaattcttttcctttcttccgAAGTCATAACCTGTAGAAAAGAAGTTATCAAGTTACCATTTCCCAGGGGAAAAATAATGCTTAAAGCTGAAGAAAAACACTACTTAAGTCAACATATTCAACGTTGTACATGAAGCAGACAAAGCCACCTGAAGCCGTCTAGAACTTTCCTTAGCTGCAACTGCCATCTCTCTTGCATTTTCAACTAAAGGGGCCCCCTGTATTTGCATCTAGAGCAAGTAGAGTCCCAACGCGTTCTCCTTGAAGGACTTTGGTAATGTTCTGGCCATCAAATCCACTTGATATGGAACAGCAAAGAGATTATTAGTACACAATTAGGCAGAGTGTATTGGTGCCTGGAGATTCAGATTGCACTCCACATGTTTTTCACCCCCTCAAAAACTTTACTAACCAGAAAATGAGTACTTTTTAATGATTTTAAAAAACCTTCTCTTACTCCATTATGTTGGGctagttttctaacaaaatttcataaaatgaTGACACCAACCAAGTCTTGAAGAACACCTGGTGATGGCAACAGGGATGCCAGCAGAAGCTGCATCAACAGCAGCCTTTACTTTCGCAGCCATTCCCCCTCGTCCCACTCTTGATTTTACTCCAAAAGTGACTTCGCCTTGATGCCACTCCTTTATGTATGTATGAATGAATGAGTTCTGAATTTGTGTCACTTGGAGGCCCACTGTAGAGACCCTTCACATCACTCATAAGGATAAGAAGATCAGACTTTAGCTGCTTAGCTAGGATAGCTGCCAAACTGTCATTGTCCCAAAATATACCAGAAGAATCCTGCAAAGGTGGTCATGACTGTGGAATTAGTGCACACTACCTATTAAGCAGAAACATATACATTTCCGAGGTTTTAGAATGGAATCAAGGGTTGGCAAAGTGTAGCGAACATATTGTGTTCCCAAGTAGTCCTAATATTCATTTGTTATGTCGGAATCACCAGACTAGCCAGAGCTTCATAATCAATTTCTGATTCGTGTATAGTAGAGTGGTATATACCTCATATAAATCTGTCCTGGTACTAACTGCATCATTTTCATTGAATATAGGTATAGTCTTTAAAGACAGCAAGTGATCGACCGTTTCTTTCAGCTGCCTTTGAAAATCTTTACCCCTAAAGTCACTTTCTGTGACAAGACACTGAGCTTCTGTCACATCCTGCAAGGAAATATAACAAAGAAGCAAAAACCTGAGCCTTTTAGAATACAACAAATTAGTTTTGTCCTAAGAACTACTTAAGAGAAGATCATTGCATGCACTCACCTCACTTCCTCACTAAACACGGTCTTAAAGAGAGCCACCAGATCAGGCTGTCCAACAGCTGCACATGCCTTCCCATCCAGTTCAGCTGGCTTTTGGAGATCAGCAGAGCTGCAACTGTTTGAAAATTGTCAATTTTTGAAtgttctctaaaatagagaacATTTCAAACTCTCTTCTCCAGAAATGGTAGCAATATCCAAAACTCGAGAAACACAATAGATACCTACTGTTGTGAACTGATATCCTGTCTCTCAGCACTTGACGACCAAGGGCCACACCTCCTGATGTCACCAACATCACCTCATATTCTTGAGATCTCAACTCCTTAAGCTGCATTCAATAAGTGAGATACTTAACAATTTCAGGCTCAGTGTAGCTCAATTATGTGACTCATCCATAAAAAAGTAAGACAAGCAGCCTATAGTGGCCTCATAAATAATTGTGGACAGTTCTATAATCTATACCTTCTCACAAAGCACTTGTAATCTTTCAAGCGCAATTCTTCCATCCTTTTCAGTCACAACCGCAGTTCCTACCTACAACTCAATCCAAGCACAACACTAAGATAAGTTCTAATATTTCATGTAACAGAAAATAAACCCCTagaaatatagggtttaagATTAATGGTCTGCAATGTACAACCAAACAAAGATATGAAACCCTCATCTTAAGTTCATTAACCATGAATGAAAGTGGTCATTCTGTAAAtgagaaaaggaaagagttAGAGAATGAACGTGAAGGTCGACCGGCCACCTTGATAACTAGGCGCTTAATTACGTTTCTGTCTTCGAGGAAAGCTCGAACAATGTCTTGTTCCATGTCTGGTTGATACAACGGAGGTCGGCGGCGGCGACTGGGAGGAGAGCGCAGTGTTTGTTTTGGTGGTGTAACAGAATAGGGTTTTGGTAAGTGCAAAAGTCGTTGCTACGTGGGTAGTTGTGATGCGCATAgagatttctttttatttttctgaattGAGTTGTAAAAAGAGAGTCAAGAGGAGGGTATTTCATTTCAGTTTTCTTTTctataaataaaacataaatatgcTAGGTAAAAATAAGAAATCAACTAGATGTAACAAGTACTACAACAACTACTACATCTCTGAATACACTCTTTGTTTACAAAATCAGGTTTAGGGGAGAAAATTCCAAGATTGTTAAAAGCATGGATTACAAAATGCCATGCCTTCTACTCTTCACTGAAATCCAATCCAAACAAGTGAGTAATTCCAACACACTTGCAAAACCGTTGTCCTAAGTGCCACTCCACTCGCTTCTATATTATATCCAGAAATCAGAGCTGCTTCAAATTCAGGATTTCAGAGACTGACTGTGCCCACTGCCTAGTAACACTCATGGGAAGAAGTAAACCTTAAAGAAGATTGCCAGAGCCAATTGCAAGAGAAATGCAGCGATCACCACTATTGTAAAATCACTCCCCTCCATATAAGACTTGAGATTCAAAGCAACAAAGGAACCAGATGCAACACCAACAAGAACTATAATGATCCATCGAAGAGCCTCAACTGGGATAAGTAACAAAAACTGAAATATTCCACAAAAATACATATCAAATGATTAGGAATAGTAGATTAACAGTTATTAATTACTAACTTTGGGTAGAGGGTCCTATTTCATTCTTTGACTAAGAACCAGGATGCCATAATATTTAGCTCAAATGACACTGTTTCACTTTATCAGAGCCAAAACTTGGACTAGTTCAATTAAGCAAATGAAGATTTGAATATTCAAAAGATGGTCTATGAAACGCATATATATGATGATTTTACTTATTTCAGCTTCTGGCCTTCCAAAATGGAGAGAAAAAAAGGGGAAAAGAACAAACGCCTGACAGCAGAGCAGGGATGCAGGTACTTACAGATGCTACaacaaaaatgaagagagagTATCCCCACATACACCAGAATCGAACAAGGCTAGTTTTTGCACCCATATACTGCAGCAAAAAATAAAACGCCAAGGGGACCAAAATTGCATAACCATAGACTGAACAGGCTGCCAAACTCATATAACTGACATTAAAGACCCAAGAAGTAGTGGTATCAGTGTGCTTGTCCATTAGGTAGGTGGCACAGTTTCCAAGAGAAGTCAGCACGAACACTAATGTAGTGCAGATCCATATTAGCCCATATCTAATGcattacaagaaacaacaccAAGAAAGCCAAATGTTAGAATGCTCATGTTCACTCATTGTTGTGCCATTAAAAGAACATACTGTCTCACTGAAATTAACATGACGTTTGTGATTGAGAATGGAAGCTTAAAACTCAAATTCAACTAACTTTCCTGTATGAATTGAGAAATAAGTCATGGCGCTAAAGAAAGGCAGATTATGTAGTTGCAAGGATTCCACGGTTCAAAAGTTTAATAGTACTTTCTTAGACAAATAAGAACAATAGGAAGTACCCTTACCAGATTGTAAAAACGAATAAAAGCACAACAATGTACAAACTCTATCCAAAATCCCTAAAATGAAGCAGAGCATGCTTTTTTTAGCACAGCCTTCCTAAAGCCAATATGAGACAAACATATTAACCTTATAAGTTTAAATCCAATCAGCAGTTTCTCCTTTTATTATGTCTTATATTAGTTGAAAGATAATTCTTCATAGATTTCACTCCAACTTTTCATTCTGGTTAAACTcgatttcttttctgtttttgataGGACATACATATCCATCCCTCCTAATAGTTTACAACTTTACACCAAAAGTCATCGTCTTTGACAGATTGATTTAATTTCAGATCATATAACAAAAAGGGAAACAAACAACAGAACTCACAGATCAGGATTGGCATCAATTTTGCTGAAAAAATCTCCAGTGTGGGGAAACAAAGAACTTAGTAATCTGTTCAAGACAATGTCCGTATCCACATTGAAATATTGTGTGTATGATGCAACATTAAATACTCCCCTCCAGTTGTTTGCTGGTTGTTCTTCAAATGTTTCTGTATGGATGGACAGAAAGAGAGATCATTAAATAATAAAGTAGCAGCCATTGCAAATGAATGTGTTGCCAACCAAATCAATAGTTGATAAACATACAACGAAGAACAAAATCCACCagaatatttttaaaatttgattTGATGACCCAAGCAAACAAATAAGATCAAAACCGCCATTAGTACATCAGTATAACCCATTCCTATAGGCTACAGCCATTCTATCCAAAAGAAAAGTGCATTACACTCTAATGAAAGATCACAATGCCCTTCAAACATATGCACCAACACATAACAGATTACAAACTCTAAAATTTCAATTTGATAACGTAAAACTGCACATTTGTGATTGATAAAGTTTCCTATCATCACAATGCTAGTATCTCTTTTATTGCAAAATAAGAAAGTAAAGAACCCTCGAGCAATAAACAGATATATTATTACTTCTTGCACCAACCAACCAGTATGTTTTAAGCCCTACATGTGGAGCTTAAGCTTATGTTCTACCGATATATCATTACTTCATGTAATAAAGAGATATATCACTCCCCAGGAAGTCAAGTCAAGTATATTTTGTTCTACCGAGTTTTCTCAACTCGCATTAAGCCCTACATGTAGAACTCAAGCTTCCAATCCATATCCTGACATATGTGAAGCCCAAGCATTCTTTCAATTCATCCACATAATATATAGAAATCATAAATCGAAAACCATACCACTTGGACCTCCAACAGTTTGATAACCGCCGCGCCCTCTGTCTCCTCCACTATTTGGGGGGAAGATTTGCAAATTAGCTTCAGGTGCTGCATAAGTTCACAGAAAAATCTTCAGACTAAAGAAACAAATTatgattcacgtgaaactttaACCGTGAAGATCAACGTACGGAGCAAaattaaaaatacaaaatagTTAACAAAAGTTAGCGAGCAAGCTTCATACCTTCATAGCTTGTAGTACTCTTGTCTTTATCTTCACCTACAACAGCCTGGCCAACCAAAACAAGAAGTAAAGCAAAGATATATAATTTATCGGACAATCCGACGAAAAACAAACAGATAACTACCATACTTAAACTATCTTAGCACAAACATAATGAATGCACGTTTGTAAAAGAAGCTAATCTTTCTCTATGCAGAAAGAGAAATGGTAATGCAATCGAAAATAACAAACAGTTATTACGAAAGTTCTCAACATAAGTGGTTTTCTCTAGGAATCACCTTCAGCTAAGTTAGAAAATACTCAAACTAAGAGTTTACGGCGGTGCTAAAGTTAGCCCAGACCCAAGCCCAATGAAATCTACCATAAAATCTATATGATTGCATATATGTTAGTCTAAATTACTCAATTAGTGTCTATAATCTCTGTGAGCGAAGCCTGTAAATTTGAGGTCTGACCAGAAAAGTCTTAAGCTACTCCAAAAATGGGAAGAAATTTAAAGGAAAGATCGAAGCAAAAATGTCTTAAGCCACTAAAATATGTTTAAATAGCTTTTATTTCCCTCATTTTGGCGAGAAAAGAAACGATCCAACAAGATCAGTAGGCTTAGAAAGATTTGACGAATGATGAGATTGAATTGTAAGAATTGAATGAAGGAGAACTACTTACGGGAACTGAGCCGAGTAAATGGCTGGTGGGGAGGCCGGAGTAGGACTCGTCCATTTGGGGTTGAATCGAACGcggtggcggaggaggaggaggaggaggagagagaaagctgAGATTGAAGGTGAGGGAGTCGTCGTGTTAATTTGAGGGGGGTAGAGAGTGTGTGGGATTGGAGCCCTAAAGACGTTTGCTTTTCGTAGTTTGGAAGGAACACACAGAGAGGACGAGGCAGACTGACCCGGTGGTATCAAGTTCCTCGGTCTATCCCTCCACGCGTCTCTTGTGCGCGCGCGTTCGAACATTCCGCTTTCCATCTGTTGCACGTGACGTCTCACGTGAGTGGACCCGTTAATTTGAGGTTAACTTGCAAAATCAGGTGAATCTGAATTGGCGCAGCATTAAcaagattttttcttcttctttttttttggcacaaATTAACAAGATTTGTGTTGTGCAGGACTCAAACATTCAAATttgtcttcttcctttttttgttattccatcaaacaattcaaaactaCAACAATTGATGCTAAGGGTTATCAAACTAAAGGTTATTCATGAATCGATTTCTGATGATGAGATGAGACCTACACTCATtctaatacatatatatgttaataAACGCAGAAATCTCATACATTGAAATCATTCTCATATCTAGTAAATGATTCTCATATCTAGTAAATGCAGGAAATCTCATACACTGAAATTGCTTCATTCATTTACATTCTTATTCCAGGTAAGTAAACATGTTATTAAGTTAGTAGACTtatattttaccaaaaaaaaagttagtAGACTTATATAATTTTTAGTATGGCAAATTACCACTACCTACACTTTTAGCCCATAAATTACCAttagtaagttttttttttttaattcccatgTGCTAGTGTGCAAGGCCCATGTGCAAGGTATTATCCATTGCGGTCAGATTCCTTCCCTTTTTGAATTATTTCTACTGACAAGTAAATTACGAAACTGCCTTTATGGTTTGGATAATGTGAATTAATAATGCTGAATGTCAGTAGCATTATGAAGAAAGAATATCTCTacattccatctttgtttttcttagaaacaactcatttatttaataattccgAAAACTATTTGTACATAATACAATATGAAAATTGAACACTATCATTTATCTCTGGCTTTGCTGCTTCCATATACAAGCAGTAGTGTAATGATCCCCAGTAGTATGTCACCCCCAGCagtatactgaccctcagtagtgtacTGATCCGCAGTAGTATACTAGCCTGGCCTTCTCGCGTTTGCTCACTTCAGCATTGCTTTCATTAGCTCTATCCTGCAAGTCAACCGACAACACAGAGCATAAGGGATGATAAAGTGTGCCAAAAAATGCTTTGGCAATTACAACTCTAATCTTTtctcttcaaatatgttgaaacGACTCTAATCCTTTTCTCTTCAATAATCATAGCATTCAAACGCATAAGAACTATCACTAAACATGAAGCCTAATCCTCATAGtttcttccatttctttctgggtcaaaaattggaaaagaaaaaacaaaaagaagtagATGATACTAGCAGCAAATTTTGCAACTAATCCATGAACTtgcaagaacacaaaaccaaaaaaagcaacgatttttttttgtcaaactaACATTACACAACACCACCAATCCAATAAGAAAGTaccataaacacaaaactaaagctactgaccctcgATACAAAACTGATAATCAGACTATAGCTACTGACCTGCAAACGAAATGTTGTTGAGTCCTGTagaaataacaaacaaattaagatccaataagaaagtaccataaacacaaaactaaagctACTGACCTGCAATTCAAAACTGATAATCAGACTATAGCTACTGACCTGCAAACGAAATGTTGCTGAGTCTTGCagaaataacaaacaaattaagATCAGTACAGCTCCACCAAATTGCAAAAGCctcagaatttctcaaccaaaatttcttaGCTAAAGCTACTAAGCATAATCGAATTTCGACAGTGTTGAATGCATAATCAGACTATAACTAATGACTTTCAAGACTATAGTTACTGACCTGCCGGTGTCAAGCCCTTGCTTCGCCGCCGGGGTGGCTTGCTTGGTTATTCGCCGGGATCGCGCCCTTACTTCACCATCTGGATCGTGGCCTTGCTTCTCTGCCGGGGTCTCGCGCTTGGTTTGTCGTCCGGGTTGCGCGCTTGGTTCTCAGTCGAGGTCGCGCTCGCCATAGCCGCCGGGTCACACACTTGCT
This portion of the Rosa chinensis cultivar Old Blush chromosome 1, RchiOBHm-V2, whole genome shotgun sequence genome encodes:
- the LOC112182843 gene encoding protein YIPF1 homolog; translated protein: MDESYSGLPTSHLLGSVPAVVGEDKDKSTTSYEAPEANLQIFPPNSGGDRGRGGYQTVGGPSETFEEQPANNWRGVFNVASYTQYFNVDTDIVLNRLLSSLFPHTGDFFSKIDANPDLYGLIWICTTLVFVLTSLGNCATYLMDKHTDTTTSWVFNVSYMSLAACSVYGYAILVPLAFYFLLQYMGAKTSLVRFWCMWGYSLFIFVVASFLLLIPVEALRWIIIVLVGVASGSFVALNLKSYMEGSDFTIVVIAAFLLQLALAIFFKVYFFP